One genomic region from Candida albicans SC5314 chromosome 6, complete sequence encodes:
- the MNN4-4 gene encoding Mnn4-4p (Mannosyltransferase; transcript upregulated in Ssk1 response regulator mutant or in nik1 null mutant, but not in chk1 or sln1 null mutants; pheromone induced; Spider biofilm induced): MSLVKSITSAKSSNKLIKVILFTLVFINLIYFTSVIHNNNKERISSITSKLTSSTSGNNNKQQEQHLTDADNDKLSSSSNQQQQDAHETVLEEQEKEQQTQQQQSLSDDDIQFKKLVDAKLNSVKKNQGKYYMTNTDLSETKIKVPIKQFLKKYESAESWINKNELYYDPRFTLSIYLNELYMQYQEMSDEQLIDGNDNQHLIGGKINSNELPDISLPFNWVDWIDLTMLNKEFSKPMYQRLKCQDIQANSHSNPDTSYFCTDNEDISEETFQEFFKMGYKYKTQFPGFIINDHERHEHYCDNDYRVMQAKAYTMTHLLNPLKVIILGADKKDGNGGTFEFSVDNSKTRLTSSKLIDRYMESHGYYTRKQDSNIDTVRNGKRFFFDSSEDQNEVPDIIEMDYLSTWNQLNEKVVPKYLSPNETGYTNFLHMRDKNSIVLKESKFMEPPSIASQIEQYTGKPENELSPQEKLYLEGLQECSKYTDENEVRYFRMAVINPGDPRNRENEWGWHYDWRFFNGALNYEKPDWNQQELTHRTNIILDRLLRNWSKFAMEKGIITWIMHGPLLSWYWNGLLFPYDNDIDIQMPIDELVNLAKNYNQTLIVENPSEGYGKYLIEVNTYFHNRGISAEQNHIDARFHDVDSGIYIDITALSSSNAEVPKEYKQEKTIQLIDDLTKTNSNKEGAGNNGKQVNSENQLIFNDRRKHFYKIDQISPLKFSMMQGIPVMVPNGITNRLQFEYSKGLKSLEFDNWFYIKQLNLWVQKDNIIPILEDQTRTSNEDILKQIQPPSSLSNDQILKLLNNEEILQEYYLTRSLTRFHDFEKQVLFDDNGNDKPLDLVKYKTYKKGLKMVKPLRKALYEYENIERIKHHH, from the coding sequence ATGTCGCTCgttaaatcaataacatCGGCGAAACTGTCgaacaaattgattaaagtGATATTATTCACGTTAGtgtttataaatttgatatatttCACTTCAGTCATtcataacaataacaaagaaagaatttcTCTGATTACTTCGAAGTTGACCTCTTCTACTAGtggcaacaacaataaacaacaagaacaacatTTAACAGATGCTGATAATGACAAGCTACTGTCTTCTTCaaaccaacaacagcaagATGCACACGAAACTGTTCTTGAAGAGCAAGAAAAGGAACAGCAgacacaacaacaacaatcactTTCAGATGACGATATCCAGTTCAAAAAATTAGTCGATgctaaattgaattcagtCAAAAAGAATCAAGGCAAATATTATATGACCAATACCGATTTGCTGGAAACTAAAATCAAAGTCccaatcaaacaatttttgaaaaaatacgAAAGTGCAGAATCATGgattaataaaaatgaattatattACGATCCAAGATTCACATTATCAATATACTTGAATGAATTGTATATGCAATATCAAGAAATGAGTGATgaacaattaattgatggTAATGATAATCAACATTTAATTGGTGGGAAAATCAATTCCAATGAATTACCGGACATTAGTTTACCATTTAATTGGGTTGATTGGATTGATTTGACTATGCTAAACAAAGAATTCTCAAAACCAATGTATCAAAGACTTAAATGTCAAGATATTCAAGCAAATAGTCATTCAAATCCAGATACATCTTATTTCTGTactgataatgaagatattAGTGAAGAAACTTTCCAAgagtttttcaaaatggGATATAAATACAAGACCCAATTCCCAGGGTTTATAATCAATGATCATGAAAGACATGAACATTATTGTGATAATGATTATCGTGTAATGCAAGCCAAAGCATATACCATGACACATTTATTGAACCCACTAAAAGTTATCATTTTAGGTGCTGATAAAAAGGATGGTAATGGTGGTacatttgaatttagtgttgataattcaaaGACTCGTTTAACAAGCagtaaattaattgatagaTATATGGAATCACACGGTTATTACACTCGTAAACAAgattcaaatattgatacTGTTCGTAATGGGAAACGATTCTTTTTCGATTCTTCAGAAGATCAAAATGAAGTTCctgatattattgaaatggattatttatcaacttggaatcaattaaatgaaaaagttgttcctaaatatttatcacCCAATGAAACTGGATACACCAATTTCTTGCATATGAGAGATAAAAATAGTATAGttttaaaagaatcaaaatttatGGAACCACCTTCAATTGCATCCcaaattgaacaatataCTGGGAAACcagaaaatgaattgtctccacaagaaaaattgtatTTAGAAGGATTACAAGAATGTTCTAAATATactgatgaaaatgaagttAGATATTTCCGTATGGCAGTAATTAACCCTGGTGACCCAAGAAACCGTGAAAATGAATGGGGGTGGCATTATGATTGGCGATTCTTTAATGGTGCTttaaattatgaaaaaCCTGATTGGaatcaacaagaattgaCTCATCGTACAAATATCATTTTAGATAGATTATTACGTAATTGGTCCAAATTTGCTATGGAAAAGGGGATCATTACCTGGATTATGCATGGTCCATTATTGTCTTGGTATTGGAATGGGTTATTGTTCCCAtatgataatgatattgatatcCAAATGCctattgatgaattagtTAATTTGGCTAAAAACTATAATCAAACATTAATAGTTGAAAATCCAAGTGAAGGATACGggaaatatttaattgaagTCAACACTTATTTCCATAATCGTGGAATTTCAGCTGAACAAAACCATATTGATGCAAGATTCCATGATGTTGATTCAGGGATTTATATTGATATAACTGCATTGAGTAGCTCTAATGCAGAAGTCCCTAAAGAATACAAGCAAGAAAAAAccattcaattgattgatgacttaaccaaaacaaattcaaataagGAAGGTGCTGGCAACAATGGGAAACAAGTGAACTCCGAaaaccaattgattttcaatgatAGACGTAAACATTTCTATAAAATAGACCAAATTTCTCCCTTGAAATTCTCCATGATGCAAGGAATCCCAGTAATGGTACCTAATGGAATCACCAATCGTTtacaatttgaatattccAAAGGGTTAAAATCTTTAGAATTTGACAATTGGTTTTACATTAAACAACTCAATCTTTGGGTTCAAAAAGATAATATAATACCCATTTTAGAAGATCAAACTAGAACTTCCAACGaagatattttgaaacaaattcaaccgccatcatcattatctaatgatcaaattttgaaattattaaataatgaagaaatattaCAAGAATATTATTTGACGAGATCGTTGACAAGATTCcatgattttgaaaaacaagTTTTGTTTGATGATAATGGGAATGATAAACCATTAGATCTAGTAAAGTACAAGACTTATAAAAAAGGTTTAAAAATGGTTAAACCTTTAAGAAAAGCATTATATGAATATGAAAATATAGAAAGAATAAAGCATCATCACTAA